The Candidatus Nanohalovita haloferacivicina genome has a window encoding:
- the gatD gene encoding Glu-tRNA(Gln) amidotransferase subunit GatD, which yields MYSEQIRGRLEEKDIEIGDTIKVNDREGRLMPKPESGDPAVVVLKLESGYNVGLEPENIELVEKNESSERERPEIEHDEEKPDILILHTGGTIASRVSYEEGGVKPAFEPEDLLEMYPELAEEVNIHSKVVAQMFSEDMEPGHWQQIAEKIVEEKDDYDGIILGHGTDTMAYTGAALSLMLQNIDTGVMIVGSQRSSDRPSSDAAMNMYCASRFLNETDFTGFGICMHESSSDDYCTILPPQKTRKMHTSRRDAFQAVNQTHLGRVNYETGEVEENFSQKNGEFKKNTELNENVGFLKTRPGMGPEEIEFLIEQGYDGVVLEGTGLGHLPVNNLEDGKTGHHEEILAKLEELAEDTMVVMTSQCIFGRIDMDVYDTGLKIQDAGVISAEDMHPELAYVKMMWVLANSENPEEDFTSNFAGEVTMRSMYDE from the coding sequence ATGTATTCTGAACAAATCCGAGGCCGACTGGAAGAGAAAGACATTGAAATCGGAGACACAATCAAAGTAAACGACAGAGAAGGACGATTAATGCCTAAACCAGAGAGCGGAGACCCTGCAGTAGTAGTTCTCAAACTTGAATCAGGATACAACGTAGGCCTCGAACCAGAAAACATCGAACTGGTAGAAAAAAACGAAAGCTCGGAGAGAGAAAGGCCTGAAATAGAACACGACGAAGAAAAACCAGATATTCTAATTCTACACACAGGAGGAACAATCGCCTCCAGAGTATCATACGAGGAAGGAGGGGTAAAACCGGCCTTTGAACCAGAAGACCTTCTAGAAATGTATCCAGAACTTGCTGAAGAAGTCAATATCCACAGCAAAGTAGTTGCACAGATGTTCTCGGAGGACATGGAGCCAGGCCACTGGCAGCAAATAGCAGAAAAAATAGTTGAAGAAAAAGACGACTACGATGGAATAATTCTGGGCCACGGAACCGATACAATGGCCTATACAGGAGCAGCACTCAGCCTCATGCTTCAGAACATCGACACAGGAGTTATGATTGTAGGTTCTCAGAGATCCTCCGATAGGCCGAGCAGCGACGCCGCAATGAACATGTACTGTGCGTCAAGATTCCTGAATGAAACAGATTTCACAGGATTCGGAATCTGCATGCATGAATCAAGCAGCGACGACTACTGCACAATTCTGCCACCGCAGAAAACAAGAAAAATGCATACTTCCCGGAGAGATGCCTTCCAGGCCGTAAACCAGACTCATCTTGGCCGCGTAAACTACGAAACAGGAGAAGTAGAGGAAAATTTCTCTCAGAAAAACGGCGAATTCAAGAAAAATACCGAACTTAACGAAAACGTCGGCTTTCTGAAGACAAGGCCTGGAATGGGTCCTGAAGAGATCGAATTCTTGATTGAACAGGGCTACGATGGTGTTGTCCTGGAAGGAACAGGCCTAGGCCATCTGCCAGTTAACAATCTTGAGGATGGAAAGACAGGCCATCACGAAGAAATACTTGCAAAGCTAGAGGAACTTGCTGAAGATACAATGGTTGTAATGACTTCTCAGTGTATCTTTGGCAGGATTGACATGGATGTGTATGATACAGGCCTCAAGATACAGGATGCTGGAGTAATCTCGGCTGAGGACATGCATCCTGAACTGGCCTACGTCAAGATGATGTGGGTTCTAGCGAATTCTGAAAATCCAGAAGAAGATTTCACCAGTAATTTCGCAGGAGAAGTAACGATGCGGTCGATGTACGATGAGTGA
- the thsA gene encoding thermosome subunit alpha codes for MPGLGGQPIFVMSEDTQRQSGEDAQENNINACKTVAKAVRTTLGPKGMDKMMVDSVGDLVVTNDGVTILEEMDLEHPAAKMMVEVAQTQEEEVGDGTTTAVVLSGELLKQAEGLLDQEIHPTIITKGYRQAREKSVEVLNDIAEDVSLNDDDTLEKVAMTSMTGKSAETARDYLAEIAVDAIKQVAEEREHEFVIDREMIKLEKSQGGTVEDTELVQGVILNKDRVHSGMPTEVEDANIALLNAAIEVKETETDAEINISDPSQMKNFVEQEERQLKEMVEALDDAGADVVLCQKGIDDIAQHYLAKKGITAIRRVSTKDIEKLSRATGANIVTNVEDIEASDLGKAGSVEERNIGGNAMTFVQDCPEAKSVSILIRGGTEHVVDEIERAMEDAIGGAASALRNGKVVGGGGATEVELAQELRNYADSVGGREQLAINAFADALEVVPRTLAENAGYDPIDSLVDLRNKHDEGEVWAGLDVTSGSSQKLFDQGVVEPLQIKTQAVTSASESAEMILRIDDVISASGFSSDDNEPQGPPSGGAGGMPGGGMGGMGGMM; via the coding sequence ATGCCAGGCTTAGGAGGACAACCAATTTTCGTAATGTCAGAAGATACACAAAGACAATCAGGAGAAGACGCACAAGAAAACAATATTAACGCGTGCAAAACCGTGGCAAAGGCCGTAAGAACAACCCTAGGCCCTAAAGGAATGGACAAAATGATGGTAGATTCCGTAGGAGACCTAGTAGTCACAAACGACGGTGTAACAATACTAGAAGAAATGGATCTCGAACATCCAGCGGCCAAAATGATGGTCGAAGTCGCACAGACACAGGAAGAAGAAGTCGGCGACGGAACCACGACAGCAGTCGTCCTCTCAGGAGAACTACTAAAACAGGCAGAAGGCCTTCTAGACCAGGAAATCCACCCAACAATAATCACAAAAGGATACAGACAGGCCCGAGAAAAATCTGTAGAAGTCCTCAATGACATCGCTGAAGATGTATCTCTCAATGACGATGATACTCTTGAAAAGGTAGCAATGACTTCTATGACAGGTAAATCCGCTGAGACAGCAAGAGACTACCTGGCAGAAATCGCTGTAGATGCAATCAAGCAGGTTGCGGAGGAAAGAGAACATGAATTTGTTATTGATAGAGAAATGATCAAGCTAGAGAAAAGCCAGGGAGGCACAGTCGAAGATACTGAATTAGTGCAGGGAGTAATTCTGAACAAGGATAGAGTGCACTCTGGTATGCCAACAGAAGTAGAGGATGCAAATATCGCACTTCTCAACGCCGCAATCGAAGTTAAGGAGACAGAGACTGATGCAGAAATCAATATCTCTGATCCAAGCCAGATGAAGAACTTTGTTGAACAGGAAGAAAGACAGCTCAAGGAGATGGTAGAGGCTCTGGACGATGCTGGAGCAGATGTAGTCCTCTGTCAGAAAGGGATCGACGATATCGCACAGCACTACCTCGCCAAGAAAGGAATAACAGCCATCAGAAGAGTATCCACCAAAGACATCGAAAAGCTCTCCCGCGCAACAGGAGCAAACATAGTAACTAATGTAGAAGACATTGAGGCCTCCGATCTAGGAAAAGCAGGATCTGTAGAAGAAAGAAATATTGGAGGCAACGCCATGACATTCGTACAGGACTGTCCAGAGGCCAAGTCTGTCTCAATCCTTATTAGAGGAGGAACAGAACATGTAGTGGACGAAATCGAACGCGCAATGGAAGACGCAATCGGTGGAGCTGCATCCGCACTCCGAAACGGAAAAGTAGTAGGAGGTGGCGGAGCCACAGAAGTAGAGCTCGCACAGGAACTCCGCAACTACGCAGACTCCGTAGGCGGCCGCGAACAACTTGCGATCAATGCATTCGCAGACGCCCTCGAAGTAGTACCACGGACACTGGCAGAAAACGCAGGATACGATCCAATAGACTCGCTGGTCGATCTCAGAAACAAGCACGACGAAGGAGAAGTATGGGCCGGCCTCGATGTAACTTCAGGTAGCTCACAGAAACTCTTCGACCAGGGAGTAGTCGAACCACTACAGATCAAGACACAGGCCGTGACATCAGCATCAGAATCCGCAGAAATGATCCTTAGAATCGACGATGTCATCTCGGCCTCAGGATTCTCCTCCGATGACAATGAACCACAAGGCCCTCCATCAGGAGGCGCAGGCGGAATGCCTGGCGGAGGAATGGGCGGTATGGGAGGAATGATGTAG
- a CDS encoding type II secretion system F family protein: MLDFFQEEDFQPGYSLTKKIIYGSMAVGAAIVMVGVFLYIQGADRIGGTAFLLGLMIGVVPFGILSFLRNRAVRQMEDQFPSFLKDLAESKRGGMTIMKAFESAKETDYGRLNSEIEKIHYELTWGIPFPEVMERFSKRMKDSAVIQESTSIIIQSFESGGEITKTIESVGDDATKLKEVIQEKDAKLRQQLVIMYVIYFLFIGITIGIYTMLAQLLGLGSPDPGALSGVKEVLSQSGSGGGGGSGPTNYCSGSIAAAQPFCSTAKIFGFVPANVTSDLASEYANQYSYGRMAYYKSLLFTMLMIQGACTAAVAGQVSEGSPSAGVKHALIMLPLAFIAFMVAVASAGVP, from the coding sequence ATGTTAGACTTTTTCCAGGAAGAAGACTTTCAACCAGGATACTCCCTGACCAAGAAGATAATCTATGGTTCGATGGCTGTAGGAGCAGCAATAGTCATGGTAGGAGTATTTCTGTACATTCAGGGAGCTGATAGAATCGGTGGAACAGCATTCCTGCTAGGCCTGATGATAGGAGTAGTACCTTTCGGTATTCTATCCTTCCTCAGAAACAGGGCAGTAAGACAGATGGAGGACCAGTTCCCCTCATTCCTGAAGGATCTGGCAGAGTCCAAGAGAGGAGGCATGACAATTATGAAGGCCTTCGAATCCGCAAAAGAGACGGACTACGGCCGATTGAACAGCGAAATTGAGAAAATACACTACGAGCTTACATGGGGAATTCCCTTCCCTGAAGTAATGGAAAGATTCTCAAAAAGAATGAAAGACTCCGCAGTAATCCAGGAATCCACATCTATTATTATCCAGAGCTTTGAGAGTGGAGGAGAAATCACAAAGACAATTGAGTCGGTAGGAGACGACGCAACCAAGCTTAAAGAAGTAATACAGGAGAAAGACGCCAAACTAAGACAGCAACTGGTTATCATGTACGTCATTTACTTCCTATTCATCGGAATCACTATTGGAATCTACACAATGCTTGCACAGCTACTAGGCCTCGGCAGCCCAGATCCGGGAGCACTCTCCGGAGTAAAAGAAGTACTCAGCCAGAGTGGAAGCGGAGGAGGCGGAGGATCAGGCCCAACAAACTACTGCAGTGGCAGCATCGCCGCAGCACAACCATTCTGCTCCACCGCAAAAATCTTCGGATTCGTACCCGCAAACGTAACATCAGACCTTGCAAGCGAATACGCAAACCAGTACAGCTATGGAAGAATGGCTTATTACAAATCACTCCTATTCACAATGCTTATGATCCAGGGAGCATGCACCGCAGCAGTAGCAGGTCAGGTATCAGAAGGAAGCCCCAGCGCAGGAGTAAAACACGCACTAATCATGCTTCCGCTGGCATTCATCGCATTCATGGTAGCGGTTGCCTCTGCAGGTGTACCATAA
- a CDS encoding type II/IV secretion system ATPase subunit: MSANFNGLIGKLRKMKHPEWYEDEEDESSGNSEGIGVPTPGEFRPEMIDEGQEEADLTDVDVTYPLVPADPDEGEVVYAWAHIYWSDEKEELVYKIVEPELTPNTERLLDKIHSIMQRSFDIDFNNLETGEADEYLEEKIDTIVDKYDLNVDNKQKEVIRYYTKRDFAGLGKLQPLMNDTEVEDISCDGRGIPVYAYHRNPKYGSVKTDIVWEDKDELDAFVMKLAQRCGRSISVSSPLLDGSLPDGSRVQATLATDIARKGSNFTIRRFTEDPLTPIHMMDYETENAQMYSYLWTLVEHGKSILISGTTGSGKTSQLNALSLFIRPDKKIVSIEDTPELRLPHEHWVPEVARSGFGSSAEEGGEVSMDNLLKESLRQRPEYIIVGEVRGEEAYILFQQMATGHTGLSTIHADSLDMLMDRLTTEPINLSGSLIETLDVVMLISRIRRDGSYIRRINGIFEVMGYDDRTGIDANKVFGWDPQEDEYTIENNSLILKDIADQSGMDYQDLKNEVRNRQHVLNYMQDQQIKHYRDVGDMISRYYSNPQRVMEKIGQTFNAEKEEVESNAREV, encoded by the coding sequence ATGAGTGCAAACTTCAACGGCCTGATCGGTAAGCTTCGAAAGATGAAGCACCCAGAATGGTACGAAGATGAAGAAGACGAGAGCTCAGGAAACAGTGAAGGAATAGGAGTACCAACACCTGGAGAGTTCAGGCCTGAAATGATAGATGAAGGACAGGAAGAGGCCGACCTGACAGATGTAGATGTAACTTATCCACTGGTGCCAGCAGATCCAGACGAAGGAGAAGTGGTGTACGCATGGGCCCATATCTACTGGAGTGATGAAAAAGAAGAACTGGTTTACAAGATAGTGGAGCCAGAACTAACTCCTAATACCGAACGTCTACTCGACAAGATTCACTCTATAATGCAGAGAAGCTTTGACATAGACTTCAATAATTTGGAGACAGGAGAGGCCGACGAATATCTTGAAGAGAAGATTGATACCATCGTGGATAAGTACGATCTGAATGTAGATAATAAACAGAAAGAAGTAATTCGATACTATACTAAAAGGGACTTTGCGGGCCTCGGAAAGCTTCAGCCGCTGATGAACGATACAGAAGTAGAGGATATCTCATGCGACGGTAGAGGAATCCCGGTTTACGCTTACCACAGAAATCCAAAGTATGGTTCTGTTAAGACGGATATTGTGTGGGAGGATAAGGACGAGCTAGATGCCTTCGTTATGAAGCTGGCTCAGAGATGTGGAAGATCTATCTCTGTATCCAGTCCGCTTCTTGACGGTTCTCTCCCTGATGGATCTCGTGTCCAGGCCACATTGGCAACGGACATTGCCCGTAAAGGATCGAACTTTACAATCAGACGTTTCACAGAGGACCCATTGACGCCTATCCACATGATGGACTACGAGACAGAGAATGCACAGATGTACAGTTATCTTTGGACTCTCGTAGAACACGGAAAATCAATACTAATCTCAGGAACAACAGGATCCGGTAAAACATCTCAGCTAAACGCTTTATCTCTTTTCATCAGGCCTGACAAGAAAATTGTATCGATCGAGGACACGCCTGAACTCAGACTACCTCACGAACACTGGGTGCCGGAAGTAGCTCGTTCAGGATTCGGATCCTCAGCAGAGGAAGGAGGAGAAGTATCAATGGACAACCTGCTCAAGGAATCCCTCCGTCAGAGACCAGAATACATTATCGTTGGTGAGGTCCGTGGTGAAGAGGCCTATATTCTATTCCAGCAGATGGCAACAGGCCACACAGGCCTATCTACGATCCACGCCGACAGCCTTGACATGCTTATGGATCGTCTGACCACAGAACCAATTAATCTGTCGGGAAGCCTTATTGAGACTCTTGACGTGGTAATGCTTATCTCCAGAATCAGGAGAGACGGAAGCTACATCAGAAGAATTAACGGAATCTTCGAGGTTATGGGGTACGACGACAGAACAGGGATCGATGCCAACAAAGTATTCGGCTGGGATCCACAGGAAGACGAGTACACCATCGAAAATAACTCTCTAATTCTCAAGGATATCGCAGATCAGAGCGGAATGGACTACCAAGACCTGAAAAACGAGGTCAGAAACAGACAACACGTCCTCAACTACATGCAGGACCAGCAGATCAAACACTACAGAGATGTAGGAGACATGATCTCAAGATACTACTCCAACCCACAGAGAGTAATGGAGAAGATCGGGCAAACATTTAATGCTGAGAAGGAAGAAGTAGAAAGTAATGCTCGAGAAGTATAA
- a CDS encoding archaellin/type IV pilin N-terminal domain-containing protein: protein MLTKRKGITPVIAIVLLLLITVGAVGVVYTQFQSLLGNPGEQVDQQQQVRQTEIRFDSAYKAQDASGEYYVNLTVTNVGAVAWNTSDFTLSYVPEGTGSAVSGQALQATKFSYNETSDNCFSEDNSSQLVDPENGYTCNTGVKWPSATTTIGFSISMNSASKSWGVYTCTPSTTSSVGC from the coding sequence ATGTTAACCAAGAGAAAAGGTATCACACCGGTTATTGCTATTGTGCTCCTATTGCTTATTACTGTAGGAGCTGTCGGTGTTGTATACACGCAGTTCCAGAGCCTTTTAGGTAATCCTGGTGAGCAGGTTGATCAGCAGCAGCAGGTAAGGCAGACGGAAATACGATTTGACTCCGCATACAAAGCTCAGGACGCAAGCGGCGAGTACTACGTCAATCTCACAGTCACAAATGTCGGGGCTGTCGCGTGGAATACTTCTGACTTTACCTTGTCTTATGTTCCTGAAGGTACTGGTTCCGCAGTCTCTGGACAGGCACTCCAAGCCACAAAATTCAGTTACAATGAAACCAGTGACAACTGCTTCAGCGAGGACAACTCATCACAACTAGTAGACCCTGAAAATGGATACACCTGCAACACAGGCGTAAAATGGCCTAGCGCTACAACAACCATAGGATTCTCAATTTCAATGAACAGCGCATCAAAAAGCTGGGGAGTATACACCTGTACACCATCAACTACCAGCTCTGTAGGCTGTTAA
- a CDS encoding AAA family ATPase: protein MTDIYGVTGMPLAGKTTVAEMMKDEDFVVLDMGDVVRTEMQKRNIGTASTGDFVNSMRDEHGMDAIAQLSIPYLEEIIDEKDRIVITGMRGWNEKKRFEKETGEEIEVLGVWASRETRRKRREERQREEDIEGDDFEERDIREIENGVGKLMSLSDYMIKNDGITEEKLREKVKSVVRN from the coding sequence ATGACAGATATCTATGGCGTAACTGGAATGCCTCTAGCAGGAAAAACTACAGTTGCAGAAATGATGAAAGACGAAGACTTCGTGGTCCTGGACATGGGCGACGTGGTCAGAACAGAGATGCAGAAAAGAAATATTGGAACGGCCTCAACAGGAGACTTCGTGAACTCGATGAGAGATGAGCACGGCATGGATGCCATAGCACAGCTCAGCATACCGTACCTGGAAGAAATTATCGATGAAAAAGACAGGATAGTAATCACAGGAATGAGAGGCTGGAATGAGAAGAAAAGATTCGAGAAGGAAACAGGAGAGGAAATAGAAGTTCTTGGAGTCTGGGCCTCACGAGAGACCCGCAGAAAAAGAAGAGAAGAAAGACAGAGAGAAGAAGACATCGAGGGAGACGACTTCGAGGAAAGAGATATCAGAGAGATCGAGAACGGGGTTGGAAAACTAATGTCTCTCAGCGACTACATGATCAAAAACGACGGTATAACAGAAGAAAAACTAAGAGAGAAGGTGAAGAGCGTTGTCAGAAATTAA
- the gatE gene encoding Glu-tRNA(Gln) amidotransferase subunit GatE encodes MSEINYEELGFKCGIEIHQQLATETKLFCDCPVDLQDEAADHRVHRYLRAVAGETGEKDEAAEVAAEQSKKYIYKYYNRNNCLVELDEEPPHSIDEEALNTALTFARMVNAEIPDEIQVMRKMVVDGSNTSGFQRTAMIGLEGELETDTGTVNIDDIELEEESAGIHERDENKALYDLNRLGVPLVEVGTDASIENPEHAREVAKKIGMLLRSTGKARRGIGTIRQDVNVSIEDGSRVEIKGFQDVENIDKVIENEVKRQKNLVELGEELEKQEIVADNVTHHFEETDNQIISTVLENDGAVYAMKLPGLTGKMKQKISGDRYVAKELVDYAKSRGVQGILHTDEDIENYQLVEEFEKVADDFDKEDEDVIAVIAAGKDQAKAAAQAVRDRARLLYEGEVPEETRTAEQDFTTSYARPLPGSARMYPETDIPAVRVTEGDVEEIDQDLPETLEEREEKYSEEIGEELASQIVYSERLPLFEKFKAEYDTKLVANFFTNIYSGLEKEVDLQGLEEEHYGQILEALDNEEITNDDLEKLISEFNETGQSIEEIVEEIADSKTSEEEIREVVKEVVEQNKGMIEEQGMHAQGALMGQVMGRVEADGGTVSRILQEELQKEAE; translated from the coding sequence TTGTCAGAAATTAACTACGAAGAACTAGGATTCAAATGCGGAATAGAAATACATCAACAACTTGCAACAGAAACAAAACTCTTCTGCGACTGCCCTGTAGATCTACAGGATGAGGCCGCAGACCACAGAGTACATCGATACCTTAGAGCAGTTGCAGGAGAGACAGGAGAAAAAGACGAGGCCGCAGAAGTCGCAGCAGAACAATCTAAGAAATACATCTACAAATACTACAACAGAAACAACTGCCTGGTAGAACTTGACGAAGAACCACCACACAGCATCGACGAAGAGGCCCTCAACACTGCATTAACATTTGCAAGAATGGTCAACGCGGAAATACCTGATGAAATACAGGTAATGCGTAAAATGGTGGTTGACGGATCCAACACTTCAGGATTCCAGAGAACAGCAATGATAGGCCTGGAAGGAGAACTAGAAACTGATACCGGTACAGTAAATATCGATGATATTGAGCTAGAGGAGGAATCAGCAGGAATCCACGAAAGGGACGAGAACAAGGCCCTTTATGACCTCAACAGGCTTGGAGTTCCTCTGGTAGAAGTAGGTACAGACGCATCAATCGAGAACCCTGAGCACGCAAGAGAGGTAGCGAAGAAAATCGGAATGCTACTCAGATCCACAGGTAAGGCCAGAAGAGGAATCGGTACGATCAGACAGGACGTCAACGTATCAATAGAAGATGGCTCACGTGTAGAAATCAAGGGGTTCCAGGATGTAGAAAATATCGACAAAGTAATCGAAAACGAGGTTAAGAGGCAGAAAAACCTTGTAGAACTAGGAGAGGAACTTGAAAAACAGGAAATTGTGGCTGACAATGTCACACACCACTTTGAGGAAACAGATAACCAGATAATCTCGACAGTACTGGAAAACGACGGCGCGGTCTACGCAATGAAACTTCCGGGCCTCACAGGAAAAATGAAGCAGAAAATATCAGGCGACAGATATGTGGCCAAAGAACTGGTAGACTACGCAAAATCCAGGGGCGTACAGGGAATACTGCATACAGATGAAGATATTGAGAACTACCAGCTAGTAGAGGAATTCGAGAAGGTAGCAGATGACTTCGACAAAGAAGATGAAGACGTAATAGCTGTAATAGCAGCAGGAAAAGACCAGGCCAAGGCCGCAGCACAGGCAGTAAGAGACAGAGCCCGACTACTCTACGAAGGAGAAGTACCGGAAGAAACAAGAACTGCAGAACAGGACTTCACCACCAGCTACGCAAGGCCTCTACCAGGAAGCGCAAGAATGTATCCTGAAACCGATATTCCGGCTGTAAGAGTCACGGAGGGAGATGTAGAGGAAATAGATCAGGATCTGCCGGAAACACTTGAGGAAAGAGAAGAAAAATACTCTGAAGAAATCGGAGAAGAACTGGCCTCACAGATAGTATACAGCGAAAGACTGCCACTATTCGAAAAATTCAAGGCAGAATACGATACAAAACTTGTAGCAAACTTCTTCACAAATATTTACTCAGGCCTGGAAAAAGAAGTTGATCTTCAAGGCCTTGAAGAAGAACACTATGGCCAGATACTGGAAGCTCTCGATAATGAAGAGATAACTAACGATGATCTGGAAAAACTGATATCGGAATTCAACGAAACAGGCCAAAGTATCGAAGAAATTGTTGAAGAGATCGCAGACAGCAAGACATCGGAAGAAGAGATCAGAGAAGTAGTCAAGGAAGTAGTCGAACAGAATAAAGGCATGATTGAAGAACAGGGAATGCATGCGCAGGGAGCTCTCATGGGCCAGGTAATGGGCCGTGTAGAAGCCGACGGAGGAACAGTCTCCAGAATCCTTCAGGAAGAACTCCAGAAAGAAGCCGAGTAA
- a CDS encoding type II secretion system F family protein, producing MLEKYKDFCFNFAGKYALDSLEYFEGLRPQLTKAGLDISLPEYLSMMYVSTGATFLGIFLFIGSLMALTTGITGLMIGLIFAILTSVFIFVGFYLYPKILISNRSSQIRDTLPFATMYLSTLAGTGSSLPEIFQNLSEVDEYGEVSKEAQKISRDVNSLGMDMTEALKRAAERTPSDDFEELVWGINHSITTGGSLREFLRQRAEGLMNDYQRRVREFADSLSLLVEMYITIVIVGSIIFTSMSAVMSSFASMSPDLVVTVQVISIFIGLPLISGMFIIFVRGIAPGGIR from the coding sequence ATGCTCGAGAAGTATAAAGACTTCTGTTTCAATTTCGCAGGAAAATACGCGCTAGACTCCCTCGAGTACTTCGAAGGCCTAAGACCACAACTAACAAAAGCCGGCCTCGACATATCCCTCCCGGAATACCTGAGCATGATGTACGTATCAACAGGAGCAACATTCCTGGGAATATTTCTGTTTATAGGAAGTCTAATGGCCTTAACTACAGGCATAACAGGCCTCATGATAGGCCTGATATTTGCAATACTTACATCAGTATTTATTTTCGTTGGATTCTACCTATACCCGAAAATTTTGATCAGCAACAGATCCTCTCAGATCAGGGACACTCTTCCCTTCGCAACAATGTATCTATCAACGCTTGCAGGAACAGGATCATCTCTTCCAGAAATCTTCCAGAACCTTTCAGAAGTAGACGAATACGGAGAAGTATCAAAAGAGGCCCAGAAAATCAGCAGAGATGTAAACAGCCTTGGAATGGATATGACAGAGGCCTTGAAAAGAGCAGCTGAGAGAACGCCGAGCGATGACTTTGAGGAACTTGTGTGGGGAATCAACCACTCAATTACAACAGGAGGATCTCTTAGAGAGTTCCTAAGACAGAGAGCAGAAGGCCTGATGAATGATTATCAGAGAAGAGTAAGAGAATTCGCTGACTCGCTCTCTCTGCTCGTTGAAATGTACATTACGATTGTTATTGTAGGTTCAATTATTTTCACATCGATGAGCGCCGTTATGAGCTCATTCGCATCAATGTCGCCAGATCTAGTGGTTACGGTACAGGTAATATCGATATTCATAGGCCTTCCTTTAATTTCTGGCATGTTCATAATATTCGTTAGAGGAATCGCGCCAGGAGGAATAAGGTGA